One region of Bombus affinis isolate iyBomAffi1 chromosome 5, iyBomAffi1.2, whole genome shotgun sequence genomic DNA includes:
- the LOC126916481 gene encoding phosphoenolpyruvate carboxykinase [GTP]-like, with translation MSPRIDPIRWSNLASTSFRTSRSFSIAAASVRGSLIGSPKNLRYFGPIDSVNVSGSKQKIAGFAILSHRTIPNVAEMPHAIDVYYPRVSTLVTNVAKNPSISNGYDCIGKIPLLNTLTDPLAPKVCSYVEECASLCCPKDIYICDGSDAEYDHLLKLMEKNGTISALPKYENCWLARTNPADVARVEKCTSISTDCKRDTIPTPRNGVTGELGNWISPVDMDKAILERFPGCMKGRTMYVIPFSMGPMGSPLSKIGIEITDSAYVVCSMRIMTRMGRKVLETLGNEDFVKCLHSVGVPKSDSKVEVNSSWPCDPERTIILHRPAKNEIVSYGSGYGGNSLLGKKCFALRIGSTIARDEGWLAEHMLILAITNPKGRKRYITAAFPSACGKTNLAMMQPTLPGYKVECVGDDITWMKFDQEGRLRAINPENGFFGVAPGTNGATNPNAMRTIFKNTIFTNVAATSDGGVFWEGLEKEISDDVEITDWRGKKWTRGSRTPAAHPNSRFCTPVKQCPIVDPAWEEPTGVPIDAILFGGRRPEGIPLIYQARNWQHGVFIGASMRSEATAAAEHTDKAIMHDPFAMRPFFGYNFGHYLNHWLNMTEVKNAKLPAIFHVNWFRKDADGKFLWPGYGENSRVLDWILRRLDGEDVAVDSAIGLLPKLESFNLENLKENIDMKELFSLPKDFWQKEVECLREYFDAQVGDDLPAAIREELDRLASNVDKL, from the exons ATGTCGCCGAGAATCGACCCGATACGCTGGTCGAATCTTGCCAGCACCAGTTTCCGCACTTCAAGAAGCTTCTCCATAGCTGCAGCTTCCGTCAGAGGATCGTTGATCGGCAGCCCGAAGAATCTTCGATATTTTGGACCGATCGATAGTGTTAACGTCTCTGGAAGCAAACAGAAGATAGCAGGATTCGCGATTTTGAGCCATCGAACTATTCCAAACGTTGCAGAGATGCCGCACGCGATCGACGTGTATTATCCGCG aGTGTCCACGTTGGTCACCAATGTGGCGAAAAATCCATCCATCAGCAACGGTTACGATTGTATAGGGAAGATACCGTTGCTGAATACACTGACAGATCCCCTTGCTCCAAAAGTCTGTTCATACGTCGAGGAATGTGCATCCCTTTGCTGTCCTAAGGACATTTACATTTGCGATGGGAGCGATGCAGAGTACGATCATCTGTTGAAGCTTATGGAAAAGAATGGAACAATATCGGCTTTACCAAAATATGAAAACTG TTGGCTTGCTAGAACGAATCCAGCGGACGTAGCACGCGTCGAGAAATGCACGTCCATCAGCACCGACTGCAAACGCGATACTATTCCTACTCCACGTAACGGTGTTACCGGAGAACTGGGTAACTGGATTTCTCCGGTTGACATGGACAAAGCTATTCTTGAACGTTTTCCAGGATGCATGAAAG GTCGAACAATGTACGTCATCCCCTTCAGCATGGGTCCAATGGGCTCTCCTTTGTCCAAGATTGGAATAGAGATCACAGATTCCGCATATGTCGTCTGTTCCATGAGGATAATGACCAGGATGGGGAGAAAGGTCCTAGAAACCCTTGGCAATGAAGATTTCGTCAAGTGTCTGCACTCTGTCGGTGTACCAAAAAGCGACTCCAAGGTTGAAGTTAACTCTTCCTGGCCCTGTGATCCTGAAAGGACCATCATCCTTCATAGACCAGCCAAGAACGAAATAGTTTCTTACGGTAGCGGTTATGGTGGCAATTCTTTGCTTGGAAAAAAGTGTTTCGCTCTGAGAATTGGTTCGACTATTGCTAGGGATGAAGGATGGCTTGCAGAACATATGCTC ATACTGGCTATCACAAATCCAAAAGGTAGAAAGCGTTACATTACTGCAGCGTTCCCCAGTGCTTGCGGCAAGACCAACCTAGCCATGATGCAACCGACATTACCAGGGTACAAAGTCGAGTGCGTGGGAGATGATATCACTTGGATGAAATTCGACCAGGAAGGCAGACTCCGTGCTATAAATCCAGAAAATGGATTCTTCGGCGTGGCACCCGGAACCAATGGCGCTACCAACCCTAATGCTATGAGAACTATCTTCAAGAACACTATCTTCACCAATGTGGCCGCAACCAGCGACGGTGGAGTCTTCTGGGAGGGATTGGAAAAAGAAATCAGCGATGACGTTGAA ATCACCGATTGGCGAGGCAAAAAGTGGACCAGAGGATCTAGAACCCCAGCAGCACACCCGAATTCTAGATTCTGTACACCAGTCAAACAATGTCCTATTGTCGATCCTGCTTGGGAAGAACCAACAGGTGTACCCATCGATGCTATTCTGTTTGGAGGACGAAGACCAGAAGGTATTCCTCTTATATATCAAGCTAGAAACTGGCAGCATGGTGTTTTCATTGGAGCTTCGATGAGGTCTGAAGCTACTGCTGCAGCAGAACATACG GACAAAGCAATCATGCACGATCCATTTGCTATGAGACCCTTCTTCGGCTACAATTTCGGACATTATCTCAATCACTGGCTGAATATGACCGAAGTGAAAAATGCCAAGCTACCGGCTATATTCCACGTGAATTGGTTCAGGAAGGATGCGGATGGCAAATTCCTTTGGCCAGGATATGGCGAGAACTCACGTGTTCTAGACTGGATTCTTCGAAGGCTCGACGGTGAAGACGTTGCGGTAGATTCTGCCATAGGTTTATTACCAAAATTAGAGTCGTTCAATTTGGAAAACTTGAAGGAGAATATAGATATGAAGGAATTGTTCAGTTTACCGAAAGATTTCTGGCAAAAGGAAGTTGAGTGCCTTAGGGAATATTTCGATGCGCAAGTAGGCGATGATTTACCTGCAGCCATTCGTGAAGAGCTCGATCGTCTCGCTTCTAACGTGGATAAGCTTTAA
- the LOC126916976 gene encoding PHAF1 protein CG7083, producing MLELEVVPERSLGCEQWEFILGMHFSQSVSIIQSQVGIIRGVQVLYSDSNPLDVDLVINLPHDGVRLIFDPVVQRLKIIEIYNMKLVKLKYCGLPFNSPEVLPSIEQIEHSFGATHPGVYDSDKQVFVLNFRGLSFYFPIDSKFQPGYAHGLGSLQFPNGTSPLVAKTAIYVGNMGAGGGSDEHNLKAPPPPLPLVCYHNNLYLEKADVMRDKMRTRGLRLHLFTEGSSVTRVLLEPKKRCLTKEVLFGDTCEDVLSALGAPSRVFFKAEDKMRIHSPHAHKRDKIRRSDFFYNYFTLGLDVLFDAKTQCVKKFVLHTNYPGHYNFNMYHRCEFSLTLPPENNSTESGKLIDVSPSPVTITAYTKWDRISEQLKASARPVVLNRASSTNTTNPFGCTFCYGIRDAIVEVMANQHIASVTLYRAV from the exons ATGTTGGAACTCGAGGTAGTGCCCGAAAGATCCCTCGGCTGCGAGCAGTGGGAATTTATTTTAG GCATGCATTTTTCCCAATCTGTATCAATAATACAATCCCAAGTGGGCATTATAAGGGGAGTACAAGTACTTTATAGTGATAGT AATCCTTTAGATGTAGATTTAGTAATAAACTTACCTCATGATGGAGTTCGGCTTATATTCGACCCAGTGGTGCAAAGGCTCAAAATAATTGAGATTTATAACATGAAATTAGTTAAACTCAAATACTGTGGTTTGCCATTCAATTCACCAGAGGTTTTGCCATCTATTGAACAGATTGAACATTCATTTGGAGCAACCCATCCTGGTGTTTACGATAGTGATAAACAA GTATTTGTGTTAAATTTTCGAGGACTATCGTTTTACTTCCCCATTGATTCAAAGTTCCAACCTGGATATGCACATGGATTAGGATCATTGCAATTTCCAAATGGAACATCTCCCCTTGTGGCAAAAACAGCTATTTATGTTGGTAACATGGGTGCTGGAGGTGGAAGCGATGAGCATAACTTAAAGGCACCACCACCACCTCTACCACTT GTTTGCTATCATAACAATTTGTATTTAGAAAAGGCAGATGTCATGCGAGACAAAATGCGTACACGAGGTCTTAGATTGCACCTTTTCACAGAAGGTAGCTCTGTAACAAGGGTATTACTGGAGCCAAAAAAACGCTGCTTAACCAAAGag GTGTTATTTGGTGACACTTGTGAAGATGTGCTGAGTGCTTTGGGAGCACCATCTCGAGTCTTTTTCAAAGCCGAGGATAAGATGCGCATTCATAGTCCTCACGCACACAAACGCGATAAAATAAGACGGTCGGATTTCTTCTACAACTATTTTACTTTAGGATTG GATGTTCTATTTGATGCCAAAACCCAATGTGTTAAGAAGTTTGTGCTACACACAAATTACCCGGGgcattataattttaacatgTACCATCGTTGCGAGTTTTCTTTAACTCTTCCACCAGAAAATAATTCCACCGAATCGGGGAAACTTATAGATGTTTCCCCTTCTCCAGTTACG ATCACTGCCTACACGAAATGGGATAGAATAAGCGAACAGTTGAAGGCTAGTGCACGGCCAGTAGTATTGAACCGTGCTTCCTCGACGAACACAACAAATCCATTTGGGTGTACGTTTTGTTATGGTATACGCGACGCGATCGTCGAAGTCATGGCGAATCAACACATCGCGAGTGTAACTTTATACAGAGCTGTGTGA
- the LOC126917001 gene encoding dual specificity protein phosphatase CDC14A-like has translation LEITTVYKHPDVTYICEYIKDKFYFATLYNGRKDVKSTSNIHFFTIDDELIYNNFYYDFGPLNLACLYKYCCKVSKKLESPGNEHRQIVHYTSQRDHKRANSAYLVASYAVLYLNKSPREAYNILFMGGEIPIKPFRDASMGSAIYSIHLTDCLNALKKAVSFGFFNFCDFDVVEYEKYEDMRNGALNWMVPQKFLAFVGPSTEPGTPYHPPECYIDYFLKNEVTTVIRLNKKAYSASRFTDVGIAHYDMFMPDGTVPPRRILNEFLQLSENTSGPIAVHCKAGLGRTGSLIAAYLIKHYKMTAREAIAWIRICRPGSVIGHQQAWLEKIEKNLLNAGQQYKLKYYGDGDVILHHKRGIYSIADKLEKKIHYMPDGGCTEANYDSLPIEKKGKTKFTRILGKLRNFRGTDDSERTPQKYRAMDPCIMTQGDRLNEIKMNKFKPSRTSESRQKNCISHGLDALKNARRRK, from the exons TTAGAAATTACTACAGTTTATAAACATCCAGATGTTACTTATATCTGTGAATATATAAAAGACAAATTCTATTTTGCAACGTTGTACAACGGTCGAAAGGATGTAAAAAGCACATCTAATATCCATTTCTTTACAATCGATGACGAGctaatttacaataatttttactacGATTTTGGCCCTTTAAACCTCGCTTGTTTATACAA ATACTGCTGCAAAGTAAGTAAGAAACTCGAGAGCCCAGGAAATGAGCATAGACAAATCGTGCACTATACATCACAACGAGATCACAAAAGGGCAAATTCCGCATATCTGGTTGCCTCTTATGCGGTATTATATCTGAACAAAAGTCCAAGAGAAGCTTACAACATTCTTTTTATGGGAGGTGAAATTCCTATAAAGCCATTTCGAGATGCCTCTATGGGATCAGCAATTTATAGTATTCATTTAACAG ATTGCTTGAACGCgcttaaaaaagcagtttctttcggcttttttaatttttgcgaCTTTGATGTGGTTGAGTATGAAAAGTACGAGGACATGAGAAACGGTGCTTTGAATTGGATGGTACCACAAAAGTTCCTGGCTTTCGTTGGTCCAAGCACGGAACCAGGCACACCTTATCATCCACCTGAGTGCTACATTGATTACTTTTTAAAGAACGAAGTCACAACCGTGATCAGATTGAATAAGAAAGCATACAGTGCATCGAG ATTCACCGATGTAGGGATCGCGCATTACGATATGTTCATGCCAGACGGCACGGTACCACCGAGAAGAATACTGAATGAATTTTTGCAACTAAGTGAAAATACCAGCGGTCCGATAGCAGTTCATTGCAAA GCTGGATTAGGAAGGACAGGTTCATTAATTGCCGCATATTTAATAAAGCATTATAAAATGACGGCAAGAGAAGCTATTGCCTGGATAAGGATTTGCAGACCTGGTTCCGTTATTGGACACCAACAAGCCTGGTtagaaaaaatagagaaaaatttGTTGAACGCTGGTCAACAATATAA ACTGAAGTATTATGGCGATGGTGATGTAATATTGCACCATAAACGCGGAATATATTCGATTGCAGACAAGTTGGAAAAGAAAATACACTACATGCCTGATGGAGGGTGCACAG AAGCAAACTACGATAGTCTACCGATAGAGAAAAAAGGCAAAACGAAATTTACGAGAATTTTag GAAAATTAAGGAATTTCCGCGGAACAGACGATTCAGAACGAACTCCACAGAAATACAGGGCTATGGATCCCTGTATTATGACACAAGGAGATAGATtgaatgaaattaaaatgaacAAATTCAAACCATCTCGAACTTCAGAGTCGCGACAAAAGAATTGCATCTCTCACGGATTGGACGCTTTGAAAAACGCGCGTCGAAGGAAATAA